The Mycolicibacterium neoaurum DNA segment CAGATGGACTCGCTGGAGTCGAAGCTGGTGGCGCTGGGCTCCAAGATCGGCCCGGCCGCCATGCCCAAGGGCCCGTTGCCCAACCAGGCCAAGATGCGCGGCGTCGGACGCACCGTCCGCCGCAAGTAAGGGCGTATGCGGCGCGGCCGCAATTTTCGGCGAGTCGCCGTCACCGGACCACCCCGGTTGCTTAGATACACCCATGACAGCCGGGCGGGTGCATGTGCACCGCATGTGAATGGGCTCCGCACTTCTCCGCACTGACCGCCAACCGGCGCACCGTGCTGCGCGCGGCGACCATCGTCGCGGCGACCGCCGCCGTGGGCACGCTCGCCGCATGCGCCCCCGATTCCACGCCGGCGCCGACCACGGGCGCGGACCCGAGCCCCGGTTCGGGTGCCTCGGCGACCACCGTCTTCCGCAACGGGCGGGTGTACACCGTCGCCGGCCCCGCGCCATGGGCCCAGGCGGTCGCGGTCACCGGGAACACCATCACCTACGTCGGCGATGACGCCGGCGCCATGGCGCTGGCCGGGCCGGATACCCGGGTGATCGATCTGGGCGGCAAGCTGCTGATGCCCGGTTTCGTCGAGGGGCACACCCACCCGTTCCTGGGTGCGTTCCTGACCTCCGGTGTCGACCTGCAGGTGCCGACGCTGACCGAGGCCCTCGATGCCATCGCCACCTACGCCAAGGCCAATCCGACCGGCCCGGTGCGCGGATTCGGTTGGCGCGTCGACATGTTCGGCCCGCAGGGACCCACCCGCGCCGATCTCGACCGGGTGCTGCCCGACCGTCCCGGCTTCTTCTTCGCCATCGACGGGCACAGCCTGTGGGCCAACAGCAAGGCCCTGGAGTTGGCCGGCGTCAGCCGCGACACCCCGGACCCGATCCCCGGCTTCAGCTATTACGCGCGCGACGAGAACGGCGAGCCCACCGGGTACGTCCTCGAGGTCAACGCGGTGCTCGGCCTCGTCGACGCCGTCGAGCCGATCTCCCCGGACACCATGGCCACGCTGGTGCGTGGCTGGCTGCCCAAGGCCTCGGCGGCCGGTATCACATCGGTCTTCGATGCCGGCGTGCCGCCCATCGGCGACGATCAGGCGGCGATCCTGCGGATCTACACCGATATCGAGCAGCGCAACGAATTGCCGTTTCGCGTGGTGGCCTCGTACTCGGTGCGGGGTGCCCCGATCGAAGGCACCGTCGAGAAGTTCACCGCGGTGCGTGACGCGGTCTCCAGCGAGCTGGTGACGGTCGGCGTGGTGAAGATCGTCGGCGACGGCACCCAGGGCGGGTACACCGCCTGGCTCATCGAGCCCTACGCCGACAAACCCGATTCCACCGGCGCCTCCCCCTTCACCGAAGAACAGTGGCACCGACTGGTCGGCGATGTCGACGCGGCCGGCTACGACGTGCACATCCACGCCTGTGGTGAGCGCACGGCGCGGGTGGGCCTGGACGCCGTCGAGCGCGCCGCCGCGGCCAATCCGCCGCGGGACCGGCGGCACACCATCGCGCACCTGGTCTACGTCGAGGACTCCGACGCACCACGTTTCGCACAGTTGGGCGTCACGGCCCAGTTCTCGGCGAACTGGATGTCGGCCGACCCGGACACCATCGAGAACATGGGCGCTCGCTACGG contains these protein-coding regions:
- a CDS encoding amidohydrolase, producing the protein MCTACEWAPHFSALTANRRTVLRAATIVAATAAVGTLAACAPDSTPAPTTGADPSPGSGASATTVFRNGRVYTVAGPAPWAQAVAVTGNTITYVGDDAGAMALAGPDTRVIDLGGKLLMPGFVEGHTHPFLGAFLTSGVDLQVPTLTEALDAIATYAKANPTGPVRGFGWRVDMFGPQGPTRADLDRVLPDRPGFFFAIDGHSLWANSKALELAGVSRDTPDPIPGFSYYARDENGEPTGYVLEVNAVLGLVDAVEPISPDTMATLVRGWLPKASAAGITSVFDAGVPPIGDDQAAILRIYTDIEQRNELPFRVVASYSVRGAPIEGTVEKFTAVRDAVSSELVTVGVVKIVGDGTQGGYTAWLIEPYADKPDSTGASPFTEEQWHRLVGDVDAAGYDVHIHACGERTARVGLDAVERAAAANPPRDRRHTIAHLVYVEDSDAPRFAQLGVTAQFSANWMSADPDTIENMGARYGAPRKDLLYRPQAVLGSGGRISLGTDWPAAGYFSTYKPLDSIQIGVTRQLIGNPDAAVLAPADQKLTVEQAVHANTLGAAYQIRLADKVGSVEVGKLADLIVLDRNIFDIDPHDIHTATVTMTMMNGQVRHES